Proteins found in one Coffea eugenioides isolate CCC68of chromosome 5, Ceug_1.0, whole genome shotgun sequence genomic segment:
- the LOC113770629 gene encoding mannan endo-1,4-beta-mannosidase 2-like codes for MVKSFMSRMLAGNGLLYPILGFASCIAFIYLSFGDLWINFNTETKLSFVERNGTHFFLDGRVFHINGWNSYWMMDHAVDEHKRPRVKAMLQVGAKMGFTVCRTWAFNDGDYNALQISPGRFDEKVFRALDHVIAEARRQGIRLILCLVNNLKAYGGKTQYVKWAWDEGVGISSSNDSFFYDPSIRHYFKNYAKTVLTRKNTITGIEYRDDPTILAWELINEPRCITDPSGDTLQDWIEEMSTYVKSIDGNHLITVGLEGFYGPKSPKRLTVNPEFWAADLGSDFIRNSKISTVDFASVHIYPDHWFHDQAFEEKLKFVSKWMLSHIEDGDGELKKPVLFTEFGLSDENKNFTPSQRDKFMKLILDIIYKSAKKDKAGAGSFVWQFFVGGMEKYYDDFAIVPWERPSTYQLFTRQSCKLAAIQGVLPSQKQHLKDFCSHKQ; via the exons ATGGTTAAATCATTTATGAGCAGAATGCTAGCAGGAAATGGCCTGCTATATCCAATTCTTGGCTTTGCATCGTGTATTGCTTTCATATATTTGTCATTTGGGGACCTTTGGATTAATTTCAATACAGAAACAAAGCTGAGTTTTGTGGAGAGGAATGGGACTCACTTCTTTCTGGATGGTAGAGTTTTTCACATTAATGGTTGGAATTCTTACTGGATGATGGACCATGCTGTGGATGAACATAAAAGACCTAGGGTGAAAGCAATGCTGCAAGTTGGAGCGAAGATGGGATTCACTGTTTGTCGGACTTGGGCCTTCAATGATGGTGATTACAATGCTCTCCAGATTTCTCCTGGTCGATTTGATGAAAAAGTTTTCAGA GCCTTGGATCATGTAATAGCAGAAGCCAGACGACAAGGAATCAGGCTTATCCTTTGCTTAGTCAACAACTTGAAAGCATATGGTGGAAAGACTCAATACGTCAAATGGGCGTGGGATGAGGGTGTTGGTATAAGCTCTTCTAACGATTCTTTCTTCTACGATCCATCCATCCGTCATTACTTCAAAAACTATGCCAAG ACAGTTCTTACAAGAAAGAACACAATCACTGGAATTGAGTACAGGGATGACCCTACTATACTTGCATGGGAATTAATTAATGAACCCCGCTGCATAACTGACCCTTCAGGTGACACTCTCCAA GACTGGATTGAAGAAATGTCAACTTATGTAAAATCAATTGACGGGAATCATCTCATAACTGTGGGTCTTGAAGGATTCTATGGTCCTAAAAGTCCAAAAAGGTTGACTGTCAATCCAGAATTTTGGGCTGCTGATCTGGGATCTGATTTCATTCGCAATTCCAAGATCTCAACCGTTGATTTTGCCTCTGTCCATATTTATCCTGACCACTG GTTCCACGATCAAGCCTTTGAAGAAAAACTCAAATTTGTTTCTAAATGGATGCTTTCTCACATTGAAGATGGTGACGGAGAGCTGAAAAAGCCTGTACTTTTTACTGAATTTGGACTGTCAGACGAAAACAAGAATTTTACGCCGTCTCAAAGAGATAAATTCATGAAACTTATTCTTGATATCATCTACAAGTCTGCAAAAAAAGACAAGGCTGGGGCAGGATCCTTCGTATGGCAATTCTTTGTTGGAGGGATGGAAAAGTACTATGACGATTTTGCAATTGTTCCGTGGGAGAGGCCATCAACATATCAGTTATTTACACGACAATCATGTAAGTTAGCTGCAATTCAAGGAGTTTTACCTTCACAGAAGCAACACTTGAAAGATTTCTGTTCGCATAAACAATGA